ACGCTGGAGGTTAGGCAAAAAAGCGACGTTTAGTTTTAATGTGTGAGTGGGAAACGTTGTTACCGACCTGTGGGCCTTTACCGCAAATAGCACATTCTTTAGCCATGGCGATTCTCCGTATATTAAAGAAAAAAAATTTATTACTTTGATTGTCACGCAAGAAGAACTTATCTAAAAGTCTTACTACAACTGCGCAAGCAAAGAGATGGGTGTATTATACCCTCGATACAAAAAAGGCAACCCTTTTCTTGACAAACAAACGCTCTCGCATGTAGAAATCCCCTTCCGCAAGAGGACACAAATATGAAACAACTTTGGCTAGCAATCAAGGACTTGCCTCCAGAAGGCAAGGAAATAATCATCAACGACCAATCCATATGGCAAAGTCCGATTGATGAATTCGCTCTTCCTTACACTATAAAGAAAGAGTTTGCAGCCCGTTTATTCCTCATCCCTCAAGAGCAGGGATGTATATTGCACGGCAGCATGACAGGTTCTGTTGCATTGCCATGCAATAGATGCACTCAAGACGCTACAATTAGCATCAACCAAAATTTTGATGAAGTATTCATACTTGACGAAGAGCTAAGTTCGGACGATACCGAACCTAATGTTCGCATCGCCAATGAAATTACTGGAATCGAAGTTGAGATTGCAGGCGTTCTTTGGGAAGAATTTGTCATCGCCCTTCCGGTCAAGCCTTTATGTAAGGCAGACTGTAAGGGTCTTTGCGCTGAGTGCGGCAAAGATTTAAACACTGGAAAATGCGAGTGTG
This window of the Halodesulfovibrio sp. MK-HDV genome carries:
- a CDS encoding DUF177 domain-containing protein; amino-acid sequence: MKQLWLAIKDLPPEGKEIIINDQSIWQSPIDEFALPYTIKKEFAARLFLIPQEQGCILHGSMTGSVALPCNRCTQDATISINQNFDEVFILDEELSSDDTEPNVRIANEITGIEVEIAGVLWEEFVIALPVKPLCKADCKGLCAECGKDLNTGKCECEDSSLDPRFAVLRNLKVDK